A single region of the Nicotiana sylvestris chromosome 6, ASM39365v2, whole genome shotgun sequence genome encodes:
- the LOC104227868 gene encoding homeobox-leucine zipper protein HDG11-like yields MEYGGVTSSSGGGDASETHRKKKRFHRHTAHQIQRLEAVFKECPHPDEKSRLQLSRDLGLAPRQIKFWFQNRRTQLKSQHERADNCALRAENDRIRCENIAIREAIKNVICPSCGGPPVTEDSYFDEQKLRMENMQLKEELDKISSIAAKYIGRPISQLPPVQPIHLSSLNLMSMSSFGGIGLTGPSLYLDLLPGSSMSSTIPSLPFPTLNISDMDKSLMADIAGNSMEELIRLLQTNEPLWTKSTTDGRDVLELDSYNQIFPRANSSLKNSNVRVEASRDSGVVIMNGLALVNMFMDANKWVEFFPTIVSKARIIEVISCGVMGGRSSTLQLMYEEMQVLSPLVPTRQSFFLRLCQQIDQGSWAIVDVSYDIIQENQYPSSSCMVHRLPSGCLIQDMPNGYSKVTWVEHVEVEEKGLIHKLYRDLIHSGMAFGAERWLGSLQRLCERYACLMVSGKSSRELGGVIPSPEGKKSMMKLAQRMVSNFCASINPSNGHQWNAISGLDEFEVRATLQKSTDPGQPNGIIISAASTIWLPVPSQHVFNFLRDERTRPQWDVLSNQNPVQEVAHIANGSHPGNCISVLRAYNTSQNNMLILQESCIDSSGSLVIYSPVDLPSINMAMSGEDTTYIPLLPSGFTISPDGRQGRRSNEASCSSTNNGTMGDNGSEGSLVTVVFQILVSSLSSSAKMSPESVNTVNNLIGNTIHQIKAALNCSAS; encoded by the exons ATGGAATACGGCGGTGTTACCTCCAGCAGCGGCGGCGGCGATGCCTCTGAAACTCACCGGAAAAAGAAACGTTTCCATCGGCACACAGCTCATCAAATTCAAAGGCTTGAAGC CGTGTTCAAAGAATGTCCTCATCCAGACGAGAAGAGCAGATTGCAGTTAAGCAGGGATTTGGGCTTGGCTCCTCGCCAGATAAAGTTTTGGTTCCAAAATAGAAGGACTCAATTGAAG aGTCAACATGAGCGAGCAGATAACTGTGCGCTAAGAGCAGAAAATGATAGAATTCGTTGTGAAAACATAGCAATAAGGGAAGCCATCAAGAATGTGATATGTCCATCTTGTGGAGGCCCTCCAGTTACTGAAGACTCTTATTTTGATGAACAAAAATTGAGAATGGAAAATATGCAACTAAAAGAAGAG CTTGACAAAATTTCAAGCATTGCTGCTAAATATATAGGGAGGCCTATTTCACAACTGCCACCAGTACAGCCTATTCATCTGTCCTCACTAAACTTAATGTCCATGTCTAGTTTTGGAGGCATTGGACTAACTGGCCCGTCCCTTTATCTCGATCTTCTCCCAGGAAGTTCAATGAGTAGTACTATTCCAAGTTTACCATTTCCTACATTGAACATTTCAGACATGGATAAGTCACTTATGGCTGATATTGCTGGCAATTCCATGGAGGAATTGATTAGATTGTTGCAAACCAATGAACCTTTGTGGACAAAGTCCACAACTGATGGCAGAGACGTACTTGAACTTGATAGTTATAACCAAATCTTTCCGAGGGCTAACAGTTCGTTGAAAAACTCAAATGTTCGCGTTGAGGCTTCCAGGGATTCAGGTGTTGTGATCATGAATGGTTTAGCATTAGTCAATATGTTTATGGATGCG AACAAGTGGGTGGAATTCTTTCCTACGATTGTTTCAAAGGCAAGAATAATTGAAGTAATATCATGTGGTGTAATGGGCGGCCGAAGTAGTACATTACAATTG ATGTATGAAGAAATGCAAGTGCTTTCACCTTTGGTCCCGACACGACAGTCGTTTTTCCTTAGGCTTTGCCAGCAGATTGATCAAGGTTCATGGGCAATTGTTGATGTTTCCTATGATATTATTCAAGAAAATCAGTATCCTTCCTCTTCATGTATGGTTCATAGGCTCCCATCTGGATGCTTGATACAAGACATGCCCAATGGTTATTCCAAG GTTACATGGGTGGAACACGTAGAAGTTGAAGAGAAAGGTTTAATTCATAAGCTATATAGAGATCTTATACATAGTGGCATGGCATTTGGAGCAGAGAGATGGCTTGGTTCTCTTCAAAGATTGTGTGAGAGATATGCTTGTCTAATGGTTAGCGGCAAGTCTTCCCGTGAACTTGGAGGAG TGATTCCATCACCAGAAGGAAAAAAGAGCATGATGAAATTGGCTCAAAGAATGGTGAGCAATTTCTGTGCCAGCATCAACCCGTCCAATGGACACCAATGGAACGCCATTTCCGGATTGGATGAATTTGAAGTCAGAGCCACCCTTCAGAAGAGCACTGACCCCGGCCAGCCCAATGGCATAATCATCAGTGCAGCTTCCACCATTTGGCTCCCGGTTCCTTCACAACATGTCTTCAATTTCCTCAGGGATGAAAGGACGCGACCTCAG TGGGATGTTCTATCCAACCAAAATCCAGTACAAGAGGTAGCTCACATTGCAAATGGCTCTCACCCAGGGAACTGTATTTCTGTGCTCAGG GCCTATAATACTAGCCAGAATAACATGTTGATACTTCAAGAAAGTTGCATAGACTCATCAGGTTCACTAGTAATCTACAGCCCTGTGGATTTACCATCCATCAATATGGCAATGAGTGGTGAAGACACCACTTACATCCCATTGCTCCCTTCCGGTTTTACCATATCGCCGGACGGACGACAAGGCCGAAGGTCCAACGAGGCATCGTGCAGCAGCACAAATAATGGTACAATGGGAGACAATGGGTCAGAGGGGTCACTTGTTACAGTTGTGTTCCAGATTTTGGTGAGCAGTTTGTCATCATCAGCCAAAATGAGCCCAGAATCAGTAAACACAGTTAATAACCTTATAGGCAACACTATCCACCAAATTAAAGCTGCCTTGAATTGCTCCGCTTCCTGA